GCAAGTACCCAAAATCATAGAGATTCAAATCTCGACACATACATGTTAATAACGATGGTCTAGGAAAAAAGTCATTTGATGCTTTGTTACCTTGTTAGGTCGCCAAAGATCATTAACTACAAACTAATTGATCCCCAGCAAACATTTACAACACATATAATATATGATGCGCAAAAATCTAATAGGAAAACGATACAAAAATATAGTCAATACACCAGAAACCGAGCAAAAATATGTGTAATACGGATGAAGGTTTATGGAACAAATACCAAAACATCAAGGTGCTAACAAGCAAGTAGAATACTAGAAGTACAGGTTGAATAACAATAGTAAAAAGAACGTGGAAAGAGCAAAATGGAGGGCAAGACGCAAGTGAAAGCGCTCGGAGTGCTTTGCAAGCACCCACAAAACATAGATATTTTACATGTCCAATTAATCTGCGAAACGTATTCCACCATTGGTGAGGGCTGTGTTCAATTAATTATTCCTTTGATCAAAATGTAGCCTGCTTTGCGCAGTGCGGGTCGGAATTGACAGTAGGTGGGATCGCCCAACGTCAAGTCTCACGGCGTCGTACCGCGACCGGCGACAGAAACCGATCAATCAGTGTGTCCATCCAACGAGGAGAACTTGGAGACCATGTTGTTTGACCCATTTCAGTGATGCTGTTTTACGTGTTTTCTTGATATCCTTGATTAGGGCGCTCTTGGTAGGATAAAGGACACGTTGTACAGCCTCCGGGCCTTGCTCACGAACGGCGATGTACTCCCGAATATTCAAGAATGCGCGTGACCTAAGAAAGGCCTTCGCGGCAGATAATGAATCTGGGAGAGATGGCGTCGCAAGACCCAATTCGataataagggattgaaggAGAGCAAGTTTGCAGACGTTATCCTTCTTCGCGTCGGGGTTTGACAGAAATCTTGCAGAAGGTAATGACAGTAAGTATAAAAATATTGAAAGAAGACATGAATAGACACTCACGAGGAAATGAATGTCGAGGCTTCCTCGTACAGTGTTGGTGACGGATCGGACTCGTCATAAGAAACCACAGACAGTCTATCTGAATAGTCATCGACGATTGAGCGTGCTCCGAGACCGGTAAGATTTGAAACTGCCATTTCTTCGAACCATTCTACATCTCCAATGCTGTGGGCAGGATGGACAGAGGTTTTGGAGTTATTCCCCTTGTGAGCTTGAGGTGATGATTGAGATAAGAGGCCTGCCTTGGGCTTTCCCTTTCGCCGTTTAGTCTTATTCGTTAGAGCCTGTGGAGTAGACTGGCCTGCTtcagctttcttcttcttcttcgatttCTTTTTGTGGGCAGATGACCTTGGATCCAGAGTCAGGTCATTCATCTGAATCTCCAAAACCACAGATGCAGCAGTACTGTCTGAGGCGTAGGGACCCTGTTTCGTTCCCTCTGCGTTGGTCTGTTCGGAATCAGTTTGCTTGATGATAACATAGTCGGAGTCGTCAGAATCATTCCCCGAGGAATTGTTGAACAGGGAATCATCTGAGACACCCCAGACAATCTCGTCGTCGGAATCATCTTCGACAGGATTTAAGGGTAAGGTCATCTTAAATTGTGGTTTTGCCGAGGCCATAGTACAAGACAATGCAATAGTATGCGATAAAGTTGGTGAATCTGGCTGCTGTATATCAGTTGTTCGGGGTGCGTTGAGTGGATCCGGAGGTATGTGTGAATAATGAGAAACGGAGATCATATAGGCAAGGATGAGTAGTGGAGACGAGTGGTGGGAGATCAGGTAGAGAACATTGAGATATTCTCAGGTCCGTCGTACAGGATAGACGAGACTGAATGATACGTACCGTCAAGTCAAAGATGGGACGAGGCCAGCCTAGTAACCATTAAGCACTTGTATAAAGATAGTGTATTGCTGACAATCCTGTGAGAGCCGCTGCTGTTCTTATAGACAAGCTTTCAGAGATGAATAGTCATGAACTAGCATTAACCACAGTAAGAGAAGCCAGGATAGTGAGTGGATAGTGATAAGTAGGAGAAAACCAGGAGGTAGATAGGAAATCACTAATTTGGGAACGGATACATTTCGCAAGCTTTGCTCCACCTCATTTACCGCCAGCACCATGTACACAGTCAAGTTTACCGTTACTCTACAATCTTCCAGTAAATAACGCTGTTTGAATATCCAGCCACAGCACGTTGTTCAACCTTGACGCCCTTTTTCCAAACTTTTCCGTGCAGGTCTTTTACCTCCTTCGCCGTTCGACTCATGAGCATGAAGCGTTCACCCTCACTGTTTTCCAACGCCGTTGGGATAACCAAACTCGCTTTTTTCCCGTTGCCTAGCTCAGAGTCGTAGTTTCTACCCCAAACCATAAGATCGCGCCCACCGACTCCTGATTCAGCAGAAGTGTTAAGTGCTAGAAGAACGTGTCCAGAGGGAGAAATTGATATCTCCTCGGGTTTGATTGGCTCAAGGCGATCCAGGCGGTCGCTGTCTGTAAAAAAGTTAGATAACACAGTCCGGCCTGCCATAGAGAGGAAAACACTCACATTGTAGTAAACCACTAACACCCTTTACTCGTGATGGATTTCCTTGTGAGCTTGTGTACAAATTGTTTCCTAGTCCCCCGTGTTGTCCATTTCCAGACATGAGCACATCAACTGTGGTTGGAGTGTGGGCAGTGCCCTCGCGTTCAACGATGAACGACGTTAAATCGCCTCCTACAGGATTTTGAGTATGCAACTACATTGCCAATAGAGTTTTGCATACCAGCGGATACGTCAAGGCACTTGCTCTGAATGTTGGTAGGAACGAAGCGCCAAAGAACGACTTCTGTAGGAACTGTAATGGTATCGAGAGCTACATTTGCCCCAAGACCAATTTGACTGAATGGCGCAACAATGAATTTACCCGCTAAGATTTTTGAAAAAGTGGACGAACCCATATTCATTCGCACCCCAACCCAGTACCCGTCCGTCTTGTGTTCGAAGAAAACTAGTTCTCCCACCAGCTGCAATCTCGGCTCCCTGAACTCCGCGAAGGACAGGTATCTCGAAGAAGTATGGACAGAATCTGATTCCTGTGTCGTCAACGTTGGCCAAATTTTCAGATGTATAAGTGGTTGATTTGATTCTGATGCCCCGAGAACTGTTGGCGAAAGGGTCTGCAAGGGATTTAGGGACAAGTTCTACATGTAGATGGGCTTCTTGCTTGGTGATTGCTGAAGCCGGATCAGGAATGGAGAATTTACTGAAGCCCAGCTGTCCGTAATGATTCGCCTGTTTATTGACCGGATGGGCAAAAACGCGTCCGTTGGAAGTCAGCccaagaagatgattctgGCCAGCTTTAATGGATACAAATCTACGGGGTACCGAAGTTGAGCACCAAGATCAAAATTCGTGATACAAAAGATAACTAACGATTCTCGCCAGCTGAGTTTCTCTGTTGGTGTAATCTGGACATAATCTGTCGTCTCATCTTCGCCCCACAACCAACCAGTCCCCCACCACGAGTCACTGGAGGGAGTAGGTGACCCTGGAAGTAATTCCTGGTTCATGAATTGGCTGGAGAGAGAATACACCTTTCCAGAGGCAGACAGTGCATATATTTTGTCATCGGTGAGCTGCAATTGCACAATATTCTAATTAATACTGTCAGCAATATTGCACACTTTGATGTGAACGTTGCATACATACTTTGCCTCTAAGGGTAAGCTTAGGAAGGTGTGCTCCAGAGAAAGCTTCACCGTAGAAGCCACTACCCCACTGATAAACATCACCACGAGCATCAACGCATGCTGCGTGTGTTTGATGAAGCTGTAAGTCTCTGAGTGCAATGCCATCTAACCAATGTGCAATCACAGGTGTACGAAGTGCAGCATCCCTAGCTAGGGCAGGTGAAAGTGTCTTATTCCTAATAGAAATGATGAGGTGTGTATACAGATGCAAGGGTGTTAGACTCACGCATTAGATCCCCATACCAAAGAATAAAGAGTGTCTGGGTCCTCGGGCTTTTCTACTGTAACGGCAATTATTTTGGGTTTGTCCGCATTTAAACTTTGGACTGCAGAATCATTATGAATTACGCCCGCAGAAAGCCACAAAGCTGAACCGGCTACTGCTGTCGAGGCGATGGCTAAAACAACACCAGTGTTTCTGCGAAGTCCTTGATGTGATGAGGCCGTGTGGATCTGACGC
This Psilocybe cubensis strain MGC-MH-2018 chromosome 3, whole genome shotgun sequence DNA region includes the following protein-coding sequences:
- a CDS encoding Protein FMP25, mitochondrial, with product MFRSARFLQNLKPHLRQIHTASSHQGLRRNTGVVLAIASTAVAGSALWLSAGVIHNDSAVQSLNADKPKIIAVTVEKPEDPDTLYSLVWGSNANKTLSPALARDAALRTPVIAHWLDGIALRDLQLHQTHAACVDARGDVYQWGSGFYGEAFSGAHLPKLTLRGKNIVQLQLTDDKIYALSASGKVYSLSSQFMNQELLPGSPTPSSDSWWGTGWLWGEDETTDYVQITPTEKLSWRESFVSIKAGQNHLLGLTSNGRVFAHPVNKQANHYGQLGFSKFSIPDPASAITKQEAHLHVELVPKSLADPFANSSRGIRIKSTTYTSENLANVDDTGIRFCPYFFEIPVLRGVQGAEIAAGGRTSFLRTQDGRVLGWGANEYGQIGLGANVALDTITVPTEVVLWRFVPTNIQSKCLDVSAGGDLTSFIVEREGTAHTPTTVDVLMSGNGQHGGLGNNLYTSSQGNPSRVKGVSGLLQYSDRLDRLEPIKPEEISISPSGHVLLALNTSAESGVGGRDLMVWGRNYDSELGNGKKASLVIPTALENSEGERFMLMSRTAKEVKDLHGKVWKKGVKVEQRAVAGYSNSVIYWKIVE